The following proteins are co-located in the Dehalococcoides mccartyi 195 genome:
- a CDS encoding histidine phosphatase family protein has product MTRMYLIRHGETDWNNKRRLQGGLSDTPLNENGLRQTRNLALRLKDEKLSAIYSSPLSRAKVTAEVIALEHSLAINTAPDLREIEAGDFEGMDMGSANMKVTELFTEPHPEGGLPRIPGGESLTDVQTRAWRVITQIAADHPDQNVAVVCHYFVILAVICKVLDLPLEKMANFRLHIGSLSLIEFKGSQAYLALFNENVFHQDSRCI; this is encoded by the coding sequence ATGACCAGAATGTATTTGATTCGCCACGGGGAAACAGACTGGAATAATAAAAGACGGCTGCAGGGCGGGTTAAGTGATACCCCCCTGAATGAAAACGGGCTGCGCCAGACCCGAAATCTGGCACTGCGGCTCAAAGATGAAAAACTGTCTGCCATATACTCCAGCCCGCTCAGCCGGGCCAAAGTGACCGCCGAGGTGATTGCCCTTGAGCACAGCCTTGCCATCAATACCGCACCAGACCTTCGGGAGATAGAGGCGGGTGATTTTGAGGGTATGGACATGGGCAGTGCCAATATGAAGGTTACCGAACTCTTTACCGAACCCCACCCGGAGGGCGGTTTGCCCCGGATTCCGGGCGGTGAATCCCTGACTGATGTCCAGACCCGTGCCTGGCGGGTTATCACCCAAATAGCCGCTGACCATCCTGACCAGAATGTGGCGGTGGTCTGTCACTATTTTGTGATACTGGCGGTTATCTGCAAGGTGCTGGATTTGCCTCTGGAAAAAATGGCCAATTTCAGGCTTCACATTGGCAGTCTGAGTCTGATAGAGTTTAAGGGCAGCCAGGCCTATCTGGCACTCTTTAATGAAAACGTTTTTCATCAGGACAGCCGTTGTATTTGA
- the tilS gene encoding tRNA lysidine(34) synthetase TilS codes for MDNNEILSERVSRYIKQQGMVSDGDEILLAVSGGPDSVCMLYIMHKLSCEMGFSLRLAHLNHSLRGEESERDAAYVAELAAALGVPLCQQKVSVKAYQAEHHLSTEEAAREMRYAFLCRTAAEYGSAAVAVGHTTDDNIETVMLHLVRGSGTRGLQGLRPVLNRTVAGEGCLRVIRPLLGLSRAETQNYCCEAGLSPVQDVTNQSTDLLRNRIRLEVLPMLRGINPAFEETILRTAFIAGEEMALLDEVTSQMKAELVIRQDNVLMIEKIEMQRLHPALKRNLLRQMLEELLGGLKDIEARHIESIIQTLDKPAGRRIDLPYKLVFQVDYEHYLLGWEIDELCPYPPFQGEYRLGVGTETILDGWTVKTEVLPSPVGLDLSESTLVAYLDMDKAGSDLAVRTRTEGDQFQPLGMEEAKSLKEFMIDNKIPRSWRARVPLLFSGAEILWLVGYRIGQSAKVDENTRRVLRVEFKLQN; via the coding sequence TTGGACAACAATGAAATTTTGAGCGAACGGGTAAGCAGATATATAAAACAACAGGGCATGGTGTCAGACGGAGATGAAATCCTGCTGGCGGTTTCTGGCGGGCCTGATTCCGTTTGTATGCTTTACATAATGCATAAACTAAGCTGTGAAATGGGTTTCAGTTTGCGGCTGGCCCATTTGAACCACAGCCTGAGGGGTGAAGAATCCGAGCGTGATGCCGCCTATGTGGCCGAACTGGCGGCTGCTTTGGGTGTACCCCTTTGCCAGCAGAAAGTCAGTGTCAAGGCCTATCAGGCTGAACACCACCTGTCAACTGAAGAAGCCGCCCGCGAAATGCGGTATGCCTTTCTTTGCCGGACTGCTGCTGAGTATGGTTCGGCGGCAGTGGCGGTGGGACACACCACAGATGACAATATTGAAACGGTTATGCTTCATCTGGTACGCGGCAGCGGAACCCGCGGGCTTCAGGGACTTAGGCCTGTTTTAAACCGTACGGTAGCCGGTGAAGGCTGTCTAAGGGTTATCCGCCCTCTGCTTGGCCTCAGCCGGGCTGAAACTCAAAATTACTGCTGCGAAGCCGGGCTTTCACCCGTACAGGACGTAACTAACCAGAGTACAGACCTTTTACGCAACCGTATCCGCCTTGAGGTGCTGCCCATGCTTAGGGGAATTAACCCCGCCTTTGAAGAAACCATACTCCGCACTGCATTTATTGCGGGTGAAGAAATGGCCCTGCTGGACGAAGTGACTTCTCAAATGAAGGCTGAGCTGGTAATCCGGCAGGACAATGTGCTTATGATTGAAAAAATAGAGATGCAGCGGCTTCATCCGGCACTCAAAAGAAACCTGCTTAGGCAGATGCTGGAAGAACTGCTGGGCGGACTGAAGGATATTGAAGCCCGTCATATAGAAAGCATTATCCAGACTCTGGACAAACCTGCCGGACGGCGAATAGACCTGCCTTACAAGCTGGTCTTTCAGGTGGACTATGAACATTATTTGCTGGGCTGGGAGATTGATGAACTCTGTCCGTACCCGCCTTTTCAGGGGGAGTACCGGCTGGGAGTTGGCACTGAAACTATTTTGGACGGCTGGACTGTAAAGACCGAAGTCTTGCCTTCCCCGGTAGGGCTGGATTTAAGTGAAAGTACTCTGGTGGCCTATCTGGATATGGACAAAGCCGGGAGTGACCTGGCTGTCCGCACCCGCACCGAAGGTGACCAGTTTCAGCCGCTGGGCATGGAAGAAGCCAAAAGCCTGAAGGAATTTATGATAGATAATAAAATCCCCCGAAGCTGGCGGGCCAGAGTACCCCTGCTTTTTTCGGGCGCAGAAATACTCTGGCTGGTGGGCTACCGTATCGGCCAGTCTGCCAAGGTAGATGAAAATACCCGCCGGGTGCTTCGGGTGGAATTTAAACTCCAAAATTAA
- a CDS encoding M48 family metallopeptidase, which translates to MPEEELALPPEDNLNSPPKLDTQRQQQAREYGRIERRFTYIQALIIAAAALVLIFGGLSASVAAHLVSHPVWAAVIYFLLLAVVYEIFSLPFGYYTGYILAKRYGTSRQTRRAFFADTAKSFLIMLVLGAPLVAAVYAVMGAWPDIWWLLVWLGFLAVSLGMTFIAPVWLIPLFYPMKPLEDGQLKDSLLELCRRIGVYVRGIYVIELSKRGTAANAALMGLGRTRRIVLSDTMIDRYSIPEIEVVLSHEIAHQQHNDMLRLFSLQAAVLFGVLAGGGLIFSYLGDAVGYNGLTDPAGLPLMGSILFFLLMAVAPLISLFTRRLEKQADEFALNISNNPSAFRTAMTRLTNQNLAEAEPSNWLERLTQDHPNYTQRISLADEFEKRHSVDRG; encoded by the coding sequence ATGCCTGAAGAAGAACTGGCTCTTCCCCCCGAAGATAATCTGAACTCTCCCCCTAAGCTGGATACCCAGCGTCAGCAACAAGCCAGAGAGTACGGCCGTATTGAGCGGCGGTTTACTTATATCCAAGCCCTTATCATTGCCGCAGCCGCATTGGTTTTAATATTCGGCGGGTTATCCGCCTCAGTTGCTGCCCATTTGGTATCTCACCCTGTCTGGGCAGCTGTTATTTACTTTTTGCTGCTGGCGGTTGTTTACGAAATATTCAGTCTGCCGTTTGGTTATTATACCGGGTATATACTGGCTAAACGCTACGGCACTTCCCGACAGACCCGCCGGGCTTTTTTTGCGGATACAGCCAAGTCTTTTCTGATTATGCTGGTGCTGGGTGCGCCTCTGGTTGCGGCGGTATATGCCGTTATGGGTGCATGGCCGGATATCTGGTGGCTGCTGGTCTGGCTGGGATTTTTAGCGGTGAGTTTGGGTATGACCTTTATTGCCCCTGTCTGGCTGATACCCCTTTTCTACCCTATGAAACCGCTTGAAGACGGGCAGCTGAAAGACAGTCTTTTAGAGCTTTGCCGGCGTATAGGCGTATATGTCCGCGGGATATATGTTATAGAGCTGAGTAAGCGCGGAACCGCCGCCAATGCCGCCCTGATGGGTTTGGGGCGTACCAGGCGGATAGTCCTGAGTGATACTATGATAGACCGTTATTCCATACCCGAAATAGAGGTTGTCCTTTCTCATGAGATTGCCCACCAGCAGCATAACGATATGCTCCGTCTTTTTTCTCTTCAGGCGGCAGTCCTGTTCGGGGTGCTGGCGGGGGGCGGGCTAATTTTCAGTTATCTGGGTGATGCGGTGGGGTATAATGGTCTGACAGACCCGGCCGGGCTGCCGCTTATGGGTAGTATCCTGTTTTTTTTGCTGATGGCAGTTGCCCCGCTAATCAGCCTTTTTACCCGCAGGCTGGAAAAGCAGGCAGATGAATTTGCCCTTAATATCAGTAATAATCCTTCGGCCTTCCGGACAGCTATGACCCGCCTGACCAACCAGAATCTGGCTGAGGCTGAACCCTCAAACTGGCTGGAGCGGCTGACCCAGGACCACCCTAACTATACTCAGCGGATTAGTCTGGCAGACGAATTTGAAAAACGCCATAGTGTAGACAGAGGTTAG
- a CDS encoding TIGR03936 family radical SAM-associated protein produces the protein MQRLRVRYQRGENLKFISHLDIIRLWQRVFYRAGVELAYSEGFNPHPRMALASPLPVGYTSRAEFMDLYTSAAVSPHYFEDLINRHLPEGVKILQSCVVPPEHDSLQALVRQAEYLVSVNTSMSLAECHKAVDDFMAKDSFLWQLQRQDKVKEYDLRAQTAELEVVSLLDGVLCLRMLLQCDSKGAGRPEQLTKALGISEFPLSVERIRLVLEA, from the coding sequence GTGCAGCGTCTAAGAGTTAGATACCAAAGGGGAGAAAACCTGAAGTTTATTTCTCACCTTGACATAATACGCCTGTGGCAAAGGGTTTTTTACCGGGCCGGGGTAGAACTGGCCTATTCGGAGGGCTTTAACCCTCACCCCCGAATGGCTCTGGCCTCACCCTTGCCGGTGGGGTATACCAGCCGGGCGGAGTTTATGGATTTATATACCTCTGCTGCTGTCAGCCCCCATTATTTTGAAGATTTGATTAACCGCCACCTGCCGGAGGGCGTCAAGATACTTCAAAGCTGCGTTGTTCCCCCCGAACATGACTCACTCCAGGCGCTGGTACGGCAGGCAGAGTATCTGGTAAGCGTAAATACTTCAATGTCTTTGGCGGAATGCCATAAGGCTGTAGATGATTTTATGGCTAAAGACAGCTTCTTGTGGCAGCTGCAGCGTCAGGACAAAGTAAAGGAATATGATTTACGCGCCCAGACAGCTGAACTGGAAGTGGTCTCTCTTTTGGATGGTGTGCTGTGCCTGCGGATGCTGCTTCAGTGTGACAGCAAAGGGGCCGGCCGCCCCGAACAACTCACCAAAGCCCTGGGTATCAGCGAATTTCCTTTGTCAGTGGAGCGTATACGGCTTGTCCTGGAGGCCTGA